CCCGAGCTGCAAACACGCGACCCGTTCGGCACGCGGTCCATCCGGCACTGACGGATGGCCAACCCTGGGAGGCCAAGGGTTCGGCCTCCCAGTTGACGCACGTCCCTGCGTAAGGCGCGGCGGCGAGCGAAGCCAACTGCCTGCCGGTGCCGGACAGTGCCTCGGGTCACTGGAGTCGAGCGATCTCCTTCCATTGACCGCCCTCGACCACTGACAAGATGACCTCGTCCGAGCCCTGATGGTCGTCGGCCGAGTAGTCGACGTGGTTGTCAAGGATCGGGTCGTAGTAGTCCAGGCTCTCGATCGCCTCAAGGAAGGTGTCGACAGTGAGGTTGCGCCCTGCCTTCTCCAGCGCCCGGGTCAGGCCGGTGGCAGCGGAGTAGCCGAGCAGGGCGCCGGTTCCCGGAAACTCACCGTGTGCTTCCGTGTAGGCCGCGATGAAGGCTGCCGGCTCGGGCTGGTCGGCCCGGGCCGCCAGGTCGGCCCAGCCGGCCGCGGCGAACAGGCCTTCGGTCAGGCCACCGGGTACTTTCGCGAGGAGGGTATGGAAGCTCCCCGAGGACCCGACGAACTTGATGTCGTCGAAACCGAGCTTCTTCGCGGTTCCGAGCACCGTAATCGTTTGGCGGATTCCCAGCGCGAGTCCGACCATCTCGCAGCCCTCGGACCGGAGCTTCTGCAGGGAACCTGCGAAGTCCGTCTCGTCGGGCTTGTGGGCGGTTTCCGCGGCGTACGTCACCGCCGCGTTTGCGGCGGCTTCGTCGCTGAGGGCCTCTTGGACTTCAATCCCGAAATCGGACGGGATGTACATGGTGCAGACCGTGGTGACCTCGTGGTGCTCCACCATGTACCGCGCGGCCAGACGCAGCTGGTCGTAGTACGTGCTGGACCCCAGGAAGCGCAGGCGGATCGGTTCCTCCACCATCTGGCGGGCGGCGGAAAGTGGCGAGATGTTCGGAATGTTGTTCGGGGTCGTGAGCTTGAAGCCGGCGATGTTCATGGGGGTTCCCAGCGACAGGAACATCGCGAACACCTGATCGCGGTTGACGAGCTTGTTGTACCCCTGCATCGCCTTCTGCATCTGGTAGCTGCTGTCCTCGACGACGAACCGGATGGTCCTGCCGTGAATGCCGCCGGCGCCGTTGACCACGTCGAAATGCATCTGTGCGGCAGTGACCGCGGGTGCGCCGAACGCCGCAAAGATTCCGGACAGGTCGTTCACGGAACCGATGACAATCTCGTCATCGCTGACACCCTGCTCGGCGAAGGCGGGTGTCGCGACGATCAGTGTTGCCGCCAGAAATTTCAGGAATCTCATGTTCGCCCTCCTTGACGAAGTCAGTACATTTCCGCGATCAACGCCTCGTGCTTGCGCTGCACGAAGTCGCGGCGAAGCTTCATGGTGGGTGTCAGCTCATCGTCTTCAGCCGTGAGCAGGCAGTCGATCAGGCGGAAGTCCTTCACCTGCTCGACCCGCGCGAACTGGTTATTGACGGTTTCGACTTCCGTACGGATCAATGTCTGCACGGGTTCCGCAGCGCACAGTGAAGCGAAATCCGAGAACGGCACGCGGCGCTCCTGCGCGAAGCGTTCCACATTTTCCTGATCAATCATGATCAGCGCCGTGAGGTACTTCCGGCGATCGCCGACCACGACAGCATCAGCGATGTACGGAGAGAATTTCATCTGGTTCTCCATCGTCGCTGGCGTGATGTTCTTCCCCCCGGCCGTGATGATGATGTCCTTGATGCGCCCGGTGATCCAGAAGAATCCCCGGTTGTCGACCCGCCCCACGTCGCCCGTGTGCAACCATCCGTCACGAATGGTCTCCGCGGTCTTCTCCGGGTTGTTCCAGTACCCCTGAAACACGAGGGGCCCCTTGGCCACGATCTCGCCGTCTTCCGCGATCCGCATTTCCACGCCCGGGACCGCAACGCCGATCGAGCCGGTCTCGTTGCGGTCCGGCAGGTTGACCGAGAGCACGCCCGAGCTCTCGGTCTGCCCGTAGCCCTCGAGCATGACCAGCCCGATCGCCCAGTACCACTTCACCAGGTCCGGCGAGATGGGGGCGGCTCCCGTCGCGACGCGACGCGCGCGGTCAAGTCCGATCATCCGGCGCAGGTTGGCCAGCACCAGCCAATCCCAGAGCCGGTAGCGCGCCTCAAGCCAGTCCGGCACCCGGCGGCCCGTCATCCGGAATTCGGCCCGCTGCATGCCGCAGGCAACCGCCCGACCGAACGCCCACCGGCCGAGCGGCGTTGCCTCTTCGTTCAGCAGCATGACGCGCGAATAGATCTTTTCCCAGAGCCGCGGCACCGCGGTGAAGAACGATGGCGAGATCTCGCGCAGGTTGTCGAAGACGGTGTCGGGACTCTCGGCGAAGTTGACCACCGATTTCGCGGCCAGCGGCACGAAGGCGGACAGCAGACGTTCGAGCACGTGGCAGAGCGGCAGAAAGCACAACTGCTCGTCCCCATCCTCGACGGGGAGCATGCGGAGGCCCGACTGCACGGAAAAGACGATGTTCTCGTGGGAGATCATCGCTCCCTTCGGCTGTCCGGTCGTTCCAGAGGTGTAAATCAGAATGGCGGTGTCATCGGGACGCGACGCGGCGATTTCGCGTTCGAAGCGCCCTGGGTCCGCGGAGTGGGCGCGGGCGCCCAGCTCGTACAGCTCGTCGAGAAACATCACGGATTCGTCAACGAAGCCGCGCAATCCGTCCCGCTCGACCACGATGCACGTGAGCACGTTCGGGACGCGGTCGCGGATCTCGAGAAACTTGTCGAGCTGCTCGTCGTTCTCGACGATCAGGAACCGGCTCTTCGAATCGGCGAGCAGGAACGCCACCTGCTCGGCGCTGTCCGTCGGATAGATGCCGTTCGTGATCCCGCCCATGCACTGGACCCCGAGATCGGCATACAGCCATTCCTTGTTGTCTTCGGAGAGAACGGAGACCACGTCGCCTCGCTTGAGGCCCAGCGACGCGAGCCCCATGCCGATTGCCCGAGCGGCGTCGAGGAACCGCGCCCAGGTATGGCTCCGCCAGATTCCCAGCGTCTTTTCCCGGTGGGCGATCCGTTCCTCCAAGGTCCGGCAGCGGTGCAGGAACACCTTTGGCACCGTGTCGCACCCGTCGATCAGGTACGGGGCACAGGGCGCGGCGTGATCGGCGTGGACCGCCTGGCCGGCTTCCGGTGGCAGGGTTAACACGGGGGATCTCACCTCCAGGACTTCCGGCGTTTCCAGCGTCGGTCGCCACGCACGCTGTTCTGGTGGCCGCCAAGGTAGAACTCCTGGATGTCCCGACTTTCCTTGAGGGCCTCCGTGGGGCCATCCAGCACGATGCGGCCGGTCTCCATCACGTAGCCGAAATCCGCGACTTCGAGCGCCAGCTTGGCGTTTTGCTCCACGAGCAGCACGCTGATTCCGCGTTCCTGGTTGAGGCGTCGGATGACGGTGAAGATGCCGCGCACGAGTAGGGGCGAAAGACCCAGGGACGGCTCGTCGAGGAGCATCAGCTTCGGGCGCGCCATCAGCCCGCGCGCGACGGCGAGCATCTGCTGCTGGCCGCCCGACAGCGTGCCGGCAGGCTGCGCCAACCGTTCCTGAAGGATCGGAAAATAGTCGAGGACCCTGCTGATATCCGCGGCGATGCCGCTGTCCGCGCGGGAGTACGCGCCCATCTCGAGATTTTGGGCCACGGTCAGCAACGGAAAGATCTCGCGCCCTTCAGGTACGTGCACGATACCGCGCCGCACGATCGCGTCGGGCTCCTTGTGAGCGATGGCTTCACCGGCAAATTGCACTGCTCCTTTTTCCGGGTTCAGCACGCCCGAAATCGTTTTCAGAAGGGTGGTCTTGCCGGCGCCGTTGGCGCCGAGCACGGTCACAATGGTCCCCTCCCGCACGTCGAGACTGATGCCGCGGATGGCCAGCACGGGCCCGTAGTAGCTCTCCAGGTTGCGGACCTGGAGGAGGGCGCCGCTCATGTCGCGGGGCTCCGGTCGAGCCCCAGGAACGCATGCAGGACTTCCGGATGCGACTGCACCTCCGCAGGGGTACCAAGTGCGATCACCCGGCCTTCGGCCAGCACCAGCACCCGGTCTGACACTGCGGAAACCAGCCCCATGTCATGCTCGACCATGAGGATGGTGATGCCGAGCTCCGCACGGATATCACTGATCCAGAACTGCATGTCCCGCGATTCTTCCGCGGACAGCCCGGATGCCGGCTCGTCCAGCAGGACGATCCGGGGCTCCATGGCGAGTGCCCGGCCGACTTCCACCACCTTGCGGGTGCCGTACGGGAGGCCGGCGATTCGCTGTTCGCGGGAAGCGTGCAGATCCAGGAAATCGATGACCCGCTCGACCGCTTCGCGATGCGCGATTTCCTCCCGCCGGGCTGCCGGGCTGAAAATCGCTTGCGACACGAACGAAGCCCGGCGGTGGGTATGGCGGCCGATCAGCAGGTTCTGCAACACGGTCGACGTTTCGAACAGGTCGATGTTCTGAAATGTGCGGGCAATGCCAAGCGGGGCGATGTCAGCCGGGCGCCGGTTCAGAAGGCTGGCTCCGTCTAGCCGCACATCCCCGGAGTCCGGCTCGCAAAAGCGGGAGATCAGGTTGAAGAGCGTCGACTTGCCCGCTCCGTTCGGCCCCACGATGGCGAAGATCTCGCCGGGCTCGACGCTGAACGAGACGTTGGTGAGCGCCGTGACACCCCCGAAACGGATGGTAACGTCGCGCACGTCGAGCAGGCTCACCGGACGCGCTCCGTTTTCAGATACGACCGCTGGCGACGGAACAGGTCACGGCGGTAGAACGGAAACAGCTCGAAGTAGATCCGCCACTTGGTGATCCTGCCGTGGACACCCTGCGGCTCGAAGAGGATGAAGAGGACCAGGATCAGGCCGAACACCCCGGTCTCGAGCCCGGGAATCGCGACCCCGCCGGTACCGATGGCCTCCGTGATCCAGTCCCGACCGATATTGATGGCCTGGGGGATCACCCCCACCACGAGAGCTCCGTAGAAGGCGCCATGAAGCGAACCGATCCCGCCAATGACGATCATGAGCAGCAGCTGGATCGAGACCACCACCGTGAAGACCTCGTGGTTGAAGGTGTAGAAGAAATGCCCGAGGAGGGCTCCGGCCCAGCCAGTGATCAGGCAGGACAGCCCGAACGCAGCCGCTTTCGTCCATGCCAGTCGGACTCCCATCGCTTGGGCAGACACCTCTGAATCGCGGATCGCGAGAAAAGCTCTGCCGAGCGGCGCGCGGAGGATGTTGCGGTATCCAAGCGTGATCATGAGCACGATCGAAAGGCACAGCCAGTAGAATCGGTCCGGGGAACTGAACCGGTCCACGTCTATCCCGGCGATAGTGATGGTCGGCGCGGTCAGGCCAATCACCCCTCCCGTCCACGGCTCGGCCAGGACAATGAAGTCCTCGACCAGCATCGATAGGGCAAGCGTCGCGATGGCGAGGTAGATGCCGTGAAGCCGGAACACGGGAATGGCGATCAGCACGCCGACAATCCCGGTGAGGACACCGGCCAGCGCGAACGAGGCCAGAAACGGAAGTCCGAAGCGGTCCATCAGGATGGCATGGGCGTAACAGCCGACGGCGAGAAATGCGGCGTGGCCGAGGCTCACCTGCCCGGCGTGCCCCGTCAGCAGCATGAGGCCCATGCCGGCGACGGCCCAGATGAGGACGCCCGTGACCTCCCCGATGAGGAAGTCGTCCAGCACGAACGGCAGCCCGACGGCGAGCGCGACGAGAGCGGCATAGCGACAGGCCTGATAGCCGTCGGCGAACAGCCGGATGTCGTGGTTGTAGCTGGTCTTGAAGGGAACGCGCATCGCTTCAGAGCTTCTTGCCTCTGACCTGAGCAAACAGACCGTGCGGACGGAAGATCAGCACGAGGAGGAGGACGGCATAGGGCGCGATCTGCGCATAACCGGCCGCGACGTATCGAGCGGCGAAGGGTTCCACGAGGCCGATGATCAGGCCGCCCAGCAATGCTCCTGGCAGCGACCCGAACCCTCCGATGACCGCCGCGGCAAACGCCTTGATGCCAAGCAGTCCGGCGCTCGGGTCCACCGAACCCTTGGCGGCAAACAGGATTCCTGCGACGGCGGCGGTCGCGCCGGCCAGCATCCAGGTCAATCCATGGACCCGCTTGACGGGGATGCCCATGTAATAGGCGGCCAGCTGGTTCTGGCTTGCCGCCTGCATGGCAACGCCAAGTTTGGTGCGGCTGAAGAACAGGTACAACAGGCCGGTCAGCAGAACGGTGACAGCGATCACCGCGATTTCGTCGGCACTCAGGACGACTTCACCAAACGCAACGTGGGTGCCTGCGACCGGATGGTCCATGACCAGTGGATCGTGGCCCCAGATGGCGCCAGCGACGAACCGCAGCACGAAACCGAACGCAATCGTGAGGATGACGACGGCGATCTGTGACTGGCCGAACAGGGGGCGAAGAAGGGTCCGCTCGACCGCCATGCCGAACGCGGCCATGATCAGGATGGCACCGACGCAGGCCAGCCAGAACGGCAGGCCGCCGTGGGATTCGTTGCCCAGTCCGATGGCAATGAAGGCGCCGAGCATCATCATGTCGCCCTGCGCAAAATTGACCTGCTCGGTGGCTTTGTAGATCAGCACGAAGCCAAGGGCGATCAGGCCATAGACGCAGCCGTTGGCAAGACCGCCTACCATGAGCTGAAGATCTTCCAAGCGCCCGCTCCGATAGCACGTCGGCCGATTGACATGAGTGCGCCCCTGACAGTTTCACTGGCAGCAGTGTGTGGTCAACTGCGGGCCTGGTCGGGTGGCCAGGGTCGAAGCGCCGGCGCGGCTGTCGAGGTCACGTATCGCCGGTGTCGGCGGTGATCCGTACAACTTGGCGCGGTCCCCGGCCGATGCTGCGTCCGTCGGGCGCCATGCGCCCCGAGGGCCGGTGCCGCGTATCAAGGTCCCGGTGCGGGATAGTTTCCGGGGTATCCGAAGGCGGATATTGTCGGGGGTGTTCTAAGACGGGGAGACGACACTCGGCGGCAGTGCCCGCCAACGCCGGATACCATCGCGGAGGAGTTCTGCGCACTTGGCACGCTCCTCGGGGGCTAGGAATGCGCCGATCACGAGGCTGCGGCCGTGCGAGGAGAGCCGAAGCTGGTCGGCGCGGTCGCCGGTATCGTCGAAGTCGATCCGAAGCCAATGCGGCTGAAACGTCCAGGACCGGGCCCGGCCGTCCGCGCGCGTTTGCACGATCTGGAGTGCCTCCGTGTCAAGTCGTATCCGCTCACGTTCGCGCGCGCTCCGGTAACTCCACCGGAATGCCATGTAGACAAGGAGCATGTCGAGCCCGAGAAACGCGAAGACGGGCCACGCCCCCAGCGAGGCGAAGACGATTCCAATGGTGAGGCAGGACGCTGCGACAGTGCCCATGAGCAGACGGAAGCCGGTCGGTCCGAGCGATCGGTGCGGCAGGAGCACGGTGTCGAGGAGGACCGTTCGCTCGCAGGCGGCAAGTGTTTGGACCGGTGCCATGACAGAAGAATAGGAGAGTTTTCGTGCTGGGGCAGCGACTTGCCGGAACTTCCGGTCGGGACCGCTGCGGAAAGGCGGAGGCGCGTGCGGTTGTCCTCCGCCATGTCGTCGAGAGCCGGTGCGTACCGCGCAGCTGTACGATGGCTGCCGGTCGATCCGGCAGCTGGCGGGTCGGGGCCGAGGCCATTCGGGGCAGCGGACCCGGTCACTTTTCGCCCTGGGCTTCCGTACTGTCCTGCGGTTTCGCTGGTTGATCCTTCCCGTTTCCCCTTGTAGGTCCTCGCAAATGGTGACATTCACCGGCGCATCGGCGGTCCTGCTTGCCAGCCGGATGGCTTGGGCGGCCGCGACTCCCGTGTTGGGGCCGGTTTTACGCGCGCGCGTCCGGCGCGGGCGCGAAGATCCCGACCGCCTCGGCGAGCGGCTCGGCTACCCGTCCGTGCCGCGCCCACAGGGCCCGCTGTGCTGGGTGCACGCGGCAAGCCTGGGCGAGGCGCGATCGGTGGAACCGATCATCCGCCGCCTGGTGGAAGAGCACGGGATGGACGTGCTGCTGACCACGGTGACCGTGACGTCCGCCCGTGCCATGGCGCAGGCGCTCCCGCCCCGGGCCTGCCACCAGTTTGCTCCCCTAGACCGACGTGCGGCCATGGGCCGATTCCTTAACCATTGGCGACCGGACTGCGCGCTACGCGTGGAATCGGAGATCTGGCCGGAAACGCTCAGTGCGCTCATCCAACGGCGCATCCCCCGGGCGATCGTGCAGGCACGCCTGTCCGCTCGTTCTGCGACACGATGGCGTTGGCTGGGCGGAGCGCTCCGACAGCTGCTGGACGGGTTTGATCCCGTGATCGCCCAGACAACGGTCGACCGGAAGCGCCTCGCGGACCTTGGTGTGGCCCACGTTCAGGGCCCTTTCAATCTGAAGGCCGACGCGGGCGTCCCGGATTCGGATCCGGCGTCGCTGGCGGCCCTGCAGAACGATCTGGGGCAGCGCCCGCTCTGGCTGGCGGCCAGCACGCATCCTGGCGAGGAGACCATTGCCCTGGCCGCGCACGCCCGGCTTTCGTCGCGCTGGCCGGACCTGCTGACCATCTTGTTGCCGCGCCATCCCGACCGGGGCAGTACGATCGAGGCCGACGTGCGGAAACGTGGACTGACGGTCCGCCGCCGGAGTCT
This portion of the Rhodospirillales bacterium genome encodes:
- a CDS encoding ABC transporter substrate-binding protein, producing the protein MRFLKFLAATLIVATPAFAEQGVSDDEIVIGSVNDLSGIFAAFGAPAVTAAQMHFDVVNGAGGIHGRTIRFVVEDSSYQMQKAMQGYNKLVNRDQVFAMFLSLGTPMNIAGFKLTTPNNIPNISPLSAARQMVEEPIRLRFLGSSTYYDQLRLAARYMVEHHEVTTVCTMYIPSDFGIEVQEALSDEAAANAAVTYAAETAHKPDETDFAGSLQKLRSEGCEMVGLALGIRQTITVLGTAKKLGFDDIKFVGSSGSFHTLLAKVPGGLTEGLFAAAGWADLAARADQPEPAAFIAAYTEAHGEFPGTGALLGYSAATGLTRALEKAGRNLTVDTFLEAIESLDYYDPILDNHVDYSADDHQGSDEVILSVVEGGQWKEIARLQ
- a CDS encoding AMP-binding protein, whose protein sequence is MLTLPPEAGQAVHADHAAPCAPYLIDGCDTVPKVFLHRCRTLEERIAHREKTLGIWRSHTWARFLDAARAIGMGLASLGLKRGDVVSVLSEDNKEWLYADLGVQCMGGITNGIYPTDSAEQVAFLLADSKSRFLIVENDEQLDKFLEIRDRVPNVLTCIVVERDGLRGFVDESVMFLDELYELGARAHSADPGRFEREIAASRPDDTAILIYTSGTTGQPKGAMISHENIVFSVQSGLRMLPVEDGDEQLCFLPLCHVLERLLSAFVPLAAKSVVNFAESPDTVFDNLREISPSFFTAVPRLWEKIYSRVMLLNEEATPLGRWAFGRAVACGMQRAEFRMTGRRVPDWLEARYRLWDWLVLANLRRMIGLDRARRVATGAAPISPDLVKWYWAIGLVMLEGYGQTESSGVLSVNLPDRNETGSIGVAVPGVEMRIAEDGEIVAKGPLVFQGYWNNPEKTAETIRDGWLHTGDVGRVDNRGFFWITGRIKDIIITAGGKNITPATMENQMKFSPYIADAVVVGDRRKYLTALIMIDQENVERFAQERRVPFSDFASLCAAEPVQTLIRTEVETVNNQFARVEQVKDFRLIDCLLTAEDDELTPTMKLRRDFVQRKHEALIAEMY
- a CDS encoding ABC transporter ATP-binding protein, which produces MSGALLQVRNLESYYGPVLAIRGISLDVREGTIVTVLGANGAGKTTLLKTISGVLNPEKGAVQFAGEAIAHKEPDAIVRRGIVHVPEGREIFPLLTVAQNLEMGAYSRADSGIAADISRVLDYFPILQERLAQPAGTLSGGQQQMLAVARGLMARPKLMLLDEPSLGLSPLLVRGIFTVIRRLNQERGISVLLVEQNAKLALEVADFGYVMETGRIVLDGPTEALKESRDIQEFYLGGHQNSVRGDRRWKRRKSWR
- a CDS encoding ABC transporter ATP-binding protein translates to MSLLDVRDVTIRFGGVTALTNVSFSVEPGEIFAIVGPNGAGKSTLFNLISRFCEPDSGDVRLDGASLLNRRPADIAPLGIARTFQNIDLFETSTVLQNLLIGRHTHRRASFVSQAIFSPAARREEIAHREAVERVIDFLDLHASREQRIAGLPYGTRKVVEVGRALAMEPRIVLLDEPASGLSAEESRDMQFWISDIRAELGITILMVEHDMGLVSAVSDRVLVLAEGRVIALGTPAEVQSHPEVLHAFLGLDRSPAT
- a CDS encoding branched-chain amino acid ABC transporter permease produces the protein MRVPFKTSYNHDIRLFADGYQACRYAALVALAVGLPFVLDDFLIGEVTGVLIWAVAGMGLMLLTGHAGQVSLGHAAFLAVGCYAHAILMDRFGLPFLASFALAGVLTGIVGVLIAIPVFRLHGIYLAIATLALSMLVEDFIVLAEPWTGGVIGLTAPTITIAGIDVDRFSSPDRFYWLCLSIVLMITLGYRNILRAPLGRAFLAIRDSEVSAQAMGVRLAWTKAAAFGLSCLITGWAGALLGHFFYTFNHEVFTVVVSIQLLLMIVIGGIGSLHGAFYGALVVGVIPQAINIGRDWITEAIGTGGVAIPGLETGVFGLILVLFILFEPQGVHGRITKWRIYFELFPFYRRDLFRRQRSYLKTERVR
- a CDS encoding branched-chain amino acid ABC transporter permease, which codes for MEDLQLMVGGLANGCVYGLIALGFVLIYKATEQVNFAQGDMMMLGAFIAIGLGNESHGGLPFWLACVGAILIMAAFGMAVERTLLRPLFGQSQIAVVILTIAFGFVLRFVAGAIWGHDPLVMDHPVAGTHVAFGEVVLSADEIAVIAVTVLLTGLLYLFFSRTKLGVAMQAASQNQLAAYYMGIPVKRVHGLTWMLAGATAAVAGILFAAKGSVDPSAGLLGIKAFAAAVIGGFGSLPGALLGGLIIGLVEPFAARYVAAGYAQIAPYAVLLLVLIFRPHGLFAQVRGKKL
- a CDS encoding DUF2244 domain-containing protein, translating into MAPVQTLAACERTVLLDTVLLPHRSLGPTGFRLLMGTVAASCLTIGIVFASLGAWPVFAFLGLDMLLVYMAFRWSYRSARERERIRLDTEALQIVQTRADGRARSWTFQPHWLRIDFDDTGDRADQLRLSSHGRSLVIGAFLAPEERAKCAELLRDGIRRWRALPPSVVSPS
- a CDS encoding 3-deoxy-D-manno-octulosonic acid transferase — translated: MVTFTGASAVLLASRMAWAAATPVLGPVLRARVRRGREDPDRLGERLGYPSVPRPQGPLCWVHAASLGEARSVEPIIRRLVEEHGMDVLLTTVTVTSARAMAQALPPRACHQFAPLDRRAAMGRFLNHWRPDCALRVESEIWPETLSALIQRRIPRAIVQARLSARSATRWRWLGGALRQLLDGFDPVIAQTTVDRKRLADLGVAHVQGPFNLKADAGVPDSDPASLAALQNDLGQRPLWLAASTHPGEETIALAAHARLSSRWPDLLTILLPRHPDRGSTIEADVRKRGLTVRRRSLGVLPGDANVYVADTLGETGLFYRLVPVALVGGTLASRGGHNLLEPAQLDCAILHGPDIANVVDVAAELKQAGAATEVLDADTLAAALSHLLEQPAAAKHMAAAARQVAARARGVTTQVTELLGPMIAAAKVAHART